A genome region from Vibrio tapetis subsp. tapetis includes the following:
- a CDS encoding COG3014 family protein, producing MTSLVRNIVVASISAALTACASMSAGNLFSHYSAQHSDVYQSVSQGQYQTAQDSLPEMDSELAGPILDNMERGRVELLNQNYALSLASLKRSDQAAKIQADQPIVSLSETAASVGALAANDNLTSYEPADYELGFLHLYLGLNYLKGNDLEGALVEIRRANMVQEQAKKRREAELESAEKSGDAKGINENLGAIMANYPAAGKKLQAVQNGYLLYFSALLYEAANDLNSAYVDYKRALAVMPENREIIDGTLRVGHRLGMKQDLAKLEKRYGKYKKPSQNEGRVIIIDEQRVVQAMDSWQYSFPYYDGNAKQYLYYNLSLPYYPNTEGYSLNELMLDDATLKQSQLVDVNLMAGNNLSERMPSIIIRQALRVIAKEQIRREAAKNEDDVGNVLLNLWNILTEQADTRSWQTLPAVVYSSSKRVKSGTHSVNANGNNYEFEVSAGRTTLVWVSRQGQGSIIWHKQLGAIK from the coding sequence TTGACTTCTTTAGTCCGTAACATAGTCGTTGCTTCAATTTCAGCTGCGCTGACCGCTTGTGCCTCGATGAGCGCAGGTAATTTGTTTAGTCATTATAGTGCACAGCATTCTGACGTGTACCAGTCCGTAAGTCAGGGGCAGTATCAAACAGCGCAAGACTCTTTACCCGAGATGGATTCAGAGTTGGCAGGTCCCATTCTTGATAATATGGAGCGTGGGCGAGTTGAGTTACTTAACCAAAATTATGCACTGAGTTTGGCTAGCTTAAAACGAAGTGACCAAGCGGCTAAAATTCAAGCTGATCAGCCTATCGTATCGCTTAGCGAGACGGCGGCTTCAGTTGGTGCATTAGCGGCGAATGACAACTTAACCAGTTATGAGCCTGCTGATTATGAATTGGGTTTTCTGCATTTATATTTAGGTCTAAATTACCTTAAAGGGAACGACTTAGAAGGTGCACTGGTTGAAATCAGACGCGCAAATATGGTTCAGGAACAGGCAAAGAAACGTCGAGAAGCAGAATTAGAATCGGCCGAAAAATCCGGTGATGCCAAAGGTATCAACGAAAACTTGGGTGCGATCATGGCCAATTACCCTGCAGCCGGAAAAAAGCTGCAAGCGGTACAAAATGGTTATCTATTGTATTTCTCTGCTTTACTGTATGAAGCTGCGAACGACTTAAACAGCGCGTATGTCGATTATAAGCGAGCGCTGGCCGTGATGCCGGAAAACCGCGAAATTATTGATGGAACCTTGCGGGTTGGCCATCGTTTAGGCATGAAGCAAGATTTGGCTAAGCTTGAAAAACGTTACGGAAAATATAAAAAACCAAGTCAAAATGAAGGCCGGGTGATTATTATTGATGAGCAACGGGTCGTGCAAGCGATGGACAGCTGGCAATATTCTTTCCCTTATTATGATGGGAATGCTAAACAATATTTATACTATAACTTGTCGCTACCATACTACCCGAACACTGAGGGCTATAGCTTAAACGAGTTAATGCTCGATGATGCAACACTCAAGCAATCTCAGTTGGTCGACGTTAATTTAATGGCGGGCAATAATTTGTCTGAACGTATGCCGAGTATCATTATTCGCCAGGCATTACGTGTTATAGCGAAAGAGCAAATTCGCCGTGAAGCGGCAAAAAATGAAGACGATGTTGGCAATGTCTTGTTGAATTTGTGGAATATTTTAACAGAACAAGCGGACACGAGAAGTTGGCAGACATTACCTGCAGTGGTATATAGTAGTAGTAAGCGAGTTAAATCAGGTACTCACAGCGTGAATGCCAACGGGAACAACTATGAATTTGAAGTATCAGCAGGTCGTACAACGCTGGTATGGGTATCAAGACAAGGCCAAGGTTCAATTATTTGGCATAAGCAACTAGGGGCAATTAAATGA
- a CDS encoding HIT domain-containing protein — MAEETIFTKIINGEIPADIVFQDELVTAFRDINPRAPKHVLIIPNKLIPTTNDVEVEDELMMGRMFTAARKIAEDEGIAKDGYRLIVNCNAHGGQEVYHIHMHIVGGKPLGPMLVG, encoded by the coding sequence ATGGCTGAAGAAACCATATTTACCAAAATCATCAATGGTGAAATTCCAGCAGATATCGTGTTCCAAGACGAGCTAGTGACTGCGTTTCGCGATATCAACCCAAGAGCGCCTAAGCATGTTCTTATTATTCCTAATAAGTTAATTCCTACAACAAACGATGTCGAAGTTGAAGATGAATTGATGATGGGGCGCATGTTCACTGCGGCTCGTAAGATTGCCGAAGACGAGGGCATTGCTAAAGATGGCTATCGTTTGATTGTTAACTGTAATGCTCATGGTGGACAAGAGGTCTATCATATTCACATGCATATTGTTGGTGGCAAGCCGCTTGGCCCTATGTTAGTTGGCTGA